A stretch of Verrucomicrobiia bacterium DNA encodes these proteins:
- a CDS encoding DUF3341 domain-containing protein, translated as MAETANKAYGMVAEFTTAASVLHAAEKVRDAGFRRWDVFTPFPVHGMDKAMGLKNSKVGWFAFLGGVTGYTCGMLMIWFMNALDYPIVIGGKPMFSPFSAFPPSYELTILFGAFGSLFGMLFLNRLPRLYHPLLKNKRFSLVTHDRFFVVIECADPKFDEDETRKLLERLGSWHIEVVEE; from the coding sequence ATGGCAGAGACCGCAAATAAAGCCTATGGCATGGTAGCCGAGTTCACCACGGCTGCATCGGTGTTGCATGCCGCCGAAAAGGTCCGCGATGCCGGGTTCCGGCGTTGGGATGTCTTCACTCCATTCCCCGTTCATGGGATGGATAAGGCCATGGGCTTGAAGAACTCGAAAGTGGGCTGGTTCGCATTCCTGGGGGGCGTGACCGGCTACACCTGCGGGATGCTGATGATCTGGTTCATGAACGCCTTGGATTATCCTATCGTCATCGGCGGCAAACCCATGTTCAGCCCATTCTCCGCTTTCCCGCCTTCGTACGAATTGACAATCCTTTTTGGCGCATTTGGCTCGTTGTTCGGCATGTTGTTTCTTAATCGCTTGCCCCGGCTCTATCATCCATTGCTCAAGAACAAACGCTTCTCCCTGGTCACCCACGACAGGTTCTTCGTTGTTATCGAGTGCGCTGATCCCAAATTTGACGAGGACGAAACCCGCAAGCTGCTCGAGCGCCTGGGCAGCTGGCATATCGAGGTGGTGGAAGAATAA
- a CDS encoding cytochrome c, with product MRYYLAIMVLCTIAVVGILGFRGQHSRRTTLYIFPDMEWQLKLRPQTPNSFFPNGLSSQLPVPGTIPRGAPIQTASEPVYPYQDSPVNTGFMPGTTNFVETNPLRITAQLLQRGQQRFTINCSPCHGQLADGNGITKKIGAMLVVANLHDKRIVEMADGELFYVITHGRNNMGAYGPNVTVEDRWAIISYLRALQLSQLGTIDDLPEPLRADLKR from the coding sequence ATGCGCTATTACCTGGCCATCATGGTCCTGTGCACCATCGCGGTGGTTGGCATCCTCGGCTTCCGCGGACAGCATTCCCGCAGGACGACCCTCTACATTTTCCCGGATATGGAGTGGCAGCTCAAACTGCGTCCTCAAACGCCAAACAGCTTCTTCCCAAACGGCCTGAGCTCGCAGCTTCCGGTGCCGGGCACCATCCCCCGTGGCGCTCCGATTCAAACCGCTTCCGAGCCGGTCTATCCTTATCAGGATTCGCCGGTCAACACCGGGTTCATGCCCGGCACGACCAATTTTGTTGAAACCAATCCGCTCCGCATCACCGCTCAATTGCTCCAGCGCGGCCAGCAACGCTTTACCATTAACTGTTCGCCTTGCCACGGGCAACTGGCCGACGGCAACGGCATTACCAAGAAAATCGGCGCGATGCTGGTGGTCGCCAATCTGCACGACAAACGGATTGTCGAGATGGCCGATGGCGAGCTGTTTTACGTCATTACTCATGGCCGCAATAACATGGGGGCTTATGGGCCCAACGTCACGGTCGAGGACCGTTGGGCGATCATCTCGTACCTCCGCGCTCTGCAACTCAGTCAGTTAGGGACGATTGACGATCTGCCCGAGCCTCTCCGGGCGGACCTAAAACGCTAA
- a CDS encoding cbb3-type cytochrome c oxidase subunit I, with protein MSAAPSSQPEPASPSAPVPAPLPDTLDVSARVPLLALFLSAAGWLLIGSVFALIASIKFHAPGFLAGSGWLTYGRIYPVSTNLFLYGFCVQAGLGVALWLLGRLGQTTLAQLWLVGVGGFLWNLGVIAGVLGVLDRASTGFEHLEMPGYAAMIMFLGYVLLALCGVLTFHQRKLRELYASQWFLFTALFWFPWIYSTANLLLVTFPVRGVVQSILDWWYSQNLQVVWLGLVGLAIVFYFIPKLSDRELHSRYLAVLVFWMLVLLGPWGGIPNSAPVPAWLPVASTISAVLLVTALIAVALNVYRTIGCVALAAPGNPSLSFTLFAVAAFIIAGLMRAFGGLLDSTQELQFTWFATARSQLHACGFFAMAVFGAVYWILPRIIGLEFPWPKLVRAHFWVAAVGITLLVLPLAIGGIVQALQLQKPNIPFTTIANTGLTFLRVSTIGDLLLLCGHLIFLGNLISLALKFYSVPARAAYMAATADLFKTVEAKS; from the coding sequence ATGAGCGCTGCGCCTTCATCTCAGCCTGAACCGGCCAGCCCCAGCGCGCCGGTTCCGGCCCCTTTGCCAGACACTCTCGATGTCTCGGCCCGGGTGCCTTTGCTGGCCCTGTTCCTGAGCGCCGCCGGCTGGCTGCTCATCGGTTCCGTTTTTGCCCTGATTGCCTCGATCAAATTTCATGCGCCAGGTTTCCTGGCCGGTTCAGGGTGGCTGACTTACGGACGAATTTATCCCGTTTCAACGAACCTGTTTCTCTACGGGTTCTGTGTGCAGGCCGGGCTGGGAGTGGCTCTGTGGCTCTTGGGGCGTCTGGGCCAAACCACCCTGGCGCAGCTCTGGCTGGTAGGGGTGGGGGGCTTTTTGTGGAACCTGGGTGTTATCGCAGGCGTGTTGGGCGTGCTCGATCGCGCCAGCACCGGTTTCGAGCATCTCGAAATGCCCGGCTACGCGGCGATGATTATGTTTTTGGGCTATGTTCTGCTCGCCCTGTGCGGTGTGCTGACGTTTCATCAAAGAAAGCTCCGCGAGTTGTATGCCTCTCAATGGTTCCTCTTCACCGCCTTATTTTGGTTTCCGTGGATTTATTCAACGGCCAACCTGTTGCTGGTGACCTTTCCGGTGCGGGGCGTGGTGCAATCGATCCTCGATTGGTGGTACTCGCAAAACTTGCAGGTCGTTTGGCTGGGCCTGGTCGGCCTGGCAATCGTCTTTTATTTTATCCCCAAACTTTCTGATCGCGAGCTGCACAGCCGCTACCTGGCGGTATTAGTCTTTTGGATGCTGGTTCTCCTCGGGCCTTGGGGTGGGATTCCCAATAGCGCCCCGGTCCCCGCCTGGTTGCCGGTCGCCAGCACCATCAGCGCCGTGCTCTTGGTGACAGCCCTCATCGCCGTGGCGCTTAATGTATATCGTACCATTGGCTGCGTCGCTTTGGCTGCCCCCGGCAATCCTTCCTTGAGCTTTACCCTCTTCGCTGTCGCCGCCTTTATTATCGCGGGCCTCATGCGAGCGTTTGGCGGTTTGTTAGACAGCACACAGGAATTGCAGTTCACCTGGTTTGCCACAGCGCGCTCCCAGCTCCATGCCTGTGGCTTTTTTGCCATGGCCGTTTTTGGCGCGGTTTACTGGATTCTACCGCGCATTATCGGGCTTGAATTTCCCTGGCCTAAACTGGTGCGGGCCCATTTCTGGGTGGCTGCGGTCGGCATCACCCTTCTGGTGCTGCCCTTGGCCATCGGCGGCATTGTCCAGGCGCTTCAACTGCAAAAACCAAACATCCCATTTACGACGATTGCCAATACGGGATTGACGTTTTTGCGGGTGAGCACCATAGGGGATTTGTTACTCCTTTGCGGCCACCTCATTTTTCTTGGCAATTTGATTTCGTTAGCATTGAAGTTTTACAGCGTTCCTGCCCGGGCGGCCTATATGGCTGCGACGGCGGACTTGTTCAAAACAGTGGAGGCGAAATCGTGA
- the nrfD gene encoding NrfD/PsrC family molybdoenzyme membrane anchor subunit, which translates to MAGPGKAEQFTHIASLDVPQPPLELQRQPYVANLHGFGWISNRVASLIEDRPPFWWWALFAPSVLALGMLMFMISYQISTGVGVWGNNHPVMWAWDIVNFVWWIGIGHAGTLISAILFLLRQRWRTAVNRAAEAMTIFAVMCAGIYPALHVGRVWYDWWLFPIPNSNSIWPQFLSPLMWDVFAVSTYFTVSVLFWYMGLIPDLAVMRDRAKTRLRQFGYGLFALGWTGSNRHWSNYEKAYLILAGLSTPLVLSVHSIVSLDFSVSQLPGWHTTIFPPYFVAGAVFSGFGMVLMLLIPLRSMFKLQDIITMRHIDLMCKVTLATGSMVGYAYAMEFFIAWYSGNPNEQFHFLNRALGPFQWAWIPMISCNALIPQLFWFKRIRRNLVVVFIISILVNVGMWFERFVIIVISLYRDFLPSNWFYYYPTWVDVCTYIGTFGLFFTCFLLFIRFIPMIAISEIKGVTPQSDPHHPMGGAKVLEPVTDEV; encoded by the coding sequence GAGTTGCAGCGCCAACCTTACGTCGCCAATCTCCACGGCTTCGGCTGGATTTCCAACAGGGTCGCCTCCCTCATCGAGGACCGCCCGCCCTTTTGGTGGTGGGCGCTGTTTGCCCCGAGCGTTTTGGCTTTGGGCATGCTGATGTTTATGATCAGCTACCAGATTTCCACCGGTGTCGGAGTTTGGGGAAATAATCACCCGGTCATGTGGGCCTGGGACATCGTCAATTTCGTTTGGTGGATCGGCATCGGCCACGCCGGAACGCTTATCTCGGCGATTCTGTTCCTGCTGCGCCAGCGCTGGCGCACCGCAGTCAATCGCGCCGCCGAGGCAATGACAATCTTCGCGGTGATGTGCGCCGGCATCTATCCCGCGCTCCACGTCGGACGCGTCTGGTATGATTGGTGGCTGTTCCCCATCCCCAACTCCAACTCCATCTGGCCCCAGTTCCTTTCACCGCTCATGTGGGATGTTTTTGCCGTCTCGACTTACTTTACGGTGTCGGTCCTGTTCTGGTATATGGGATTGATTCCGGATTTGGCGGTCATGCGTGACCGTGCCAAGACCCGGCTGCGCCAGTTTGGCTACGGCCTCTTCGCGCTGGGCTGGACCGGCTCGAACCGCCACTGGAGCAATTACGAAAAGGCCTATCTGATTCTGGCGGGCCTCTCGACGCCACTCGTCCTCTCGGTCCATTCAATCGTCTCGTTGGATTTCTCTGTCTCGCAATTACCCGGCTGGCACACGACCATCTTCCCCCCTTATTTCGTCGCGGGAGCGGTTTTTTCGGGCTTTGGCATGGTATTGATGCTGCTCATCCCGCTACGCTCCATGTTTAAGCTCCAGGACATCATTACGATGCGGCACATCGATCTGATGTGTAAAGTGACTCTGGCGACCGGTTCGATGGTCGGTTATGCATACGCCATGGAGTTTTTCATCGCCTGGTATAGCGGTAATCCCAACGAACAGTTCCATTTCCTGAATCGCGCGCTCGGGCCGTTCCAATGGGCCTGGATTCCGATGATCTCCTGCAATGCCTTGATTCCGCAGTTGTTCTGGTTCAAACGCATACGCCGGAACCTCGTCGTGGTCTTCATCATATCCATCCTCGTCAATGTCGGTATGTGGTTCGAGCGGTTTGTCATCATCGTCATCTCGTTGTACCGCGATTTTCTGCCTTCAAACTGGTTCTACTACTATCCGACCTGGGTGGATGTGTGCACTTACATCGGCACGTTTGGTCTTTTCTTTACTTGTTTCCTGCTCTTTATCCGCTTTATCCCGATGATCGCCATTTCCGAGATCAAAGGCGTTACACCTCAATCCGACCCGCACCATCCGATGGGCGGGGCCAAAGTTCTGGAGCCTGTGACCGATGAAGTTTAA